In Pogoniulus pusillus isolate bPogPus1 chromosome 20, bPogPus1.pri, whole genome shotgun sequence, the following are encoded in one genomic region:
- the LOC135184671 gene encoding uncharacterized protein LOC135184671 — MGNTAPGIEKASVEALLKFGQKAGDPLDRALVTDLLSWARRRGLLKETAQVFKDETWKHIGEEIWESVQTDNKEAKRLASTYRQISLLVQKIGAEAEVEAIIQTILKDAKNKVTSGSGAETKTAAETKTEIKTETKTVCPATQGPYDYLIPDWDPDKGAGGSQVPEPMEVGQAVPSAPQIDPATVPLPPEEEELKTLLHEQADAMTKLLNEMQRLDKGSKSRVVKESYRKAHKSIVEGLKNIEKQLTKIESGNCVHPAAVTEEKNTDGKMSVERVRQRVLQSIRDGEMDIEEGDWYLRSKYGSEARLSAEDKRKLADWFALYPQYKRKEDSASGMVDDVWKWWRGKANEEKSKETPKQRNSDYIPKDPNFDMSNRWKGVVTNAEITGDFQFTAAPVTIDNNGQRNWQPIDWTTVAKIQKAILDYGIDNRLVRRQMETFIKHQTLIPTDIKHLFELMLGPTSYMMFVNKWQERLEQKQLDNLTLPHGDPLRVASLEQLMGNGQYVDPQRQAALDLRILAQSKVAALEAFASLPQVGTPKQPYLQIKQKDNESFMAFVDRITEGVEMAPDIPANMKETLVKEIAMQNANAACRRLIATLPPAASLLQMVEQCSRAPMEEEKEKARIHASALAAALSKCSPQGKGDKGSNPVCFKCGQTGHFKKHCPTIKAVTNQVSSMSSPFAGTCNKCDKFGHRASDCKSRFKKDGTPLVPQQGNGGGRVGGAAQTSS; from the coding sequence ATGGGGAATACGGCCCCGGGAATAGAAAAAGCTTCTGTTGAAGCCTTGTTGAAATTTggacagaaagctggagaccCGCTGGATCGGGCTCTAGTGACAGATTTGTTGTCTTGGGCACGCCGTAGAGGCTTACTCAAGGAAACTGCACAAGTTTTTAAAGACGAGACGTGGAAGCATATAGGGGAGGAAATATGGGAATCTGTCCAGACTGataataaagaagcaaaaagacttGCTTCAACCTATCGACAGATCAGTCTCTTAGTACAAAAAATAGGAGCGGAGGCAGAAGTTGAAGCAATAATTCAGACCATCTTGAAAGACGctaaaaataaagtaacatcGGGATCGGGGGCGGAGACAAAAACTGCCGCGGAGACAAAAACTGAGATAAAAACTGAGACGAAAACTGTTTGCCCTGCTACCCAAGGTCCTTACGATTatctcattcctgattgggaccCCGATAAGGGAGCGGGAGGTTCACAAGTCCCCGAGCCTATGGAAGTGGGACAAGCGGTACCATCAGCTCCGCAAATAGATCCTGCAactgtccctctgcctcctgaggaagaggagttaaagactcttttacatgagcaggcagatgcAATGACTAAACTATTGAATGAGATGCAACGGTTGGATAAAGGTTCCAAATCAAGGGTGGTTAAAGAGAGTTATCGCAAGGCACATAAGTCTATTGTTGAAGGTCTGAAAAATATTGAGAAACAATTAACAAAGATTGAGTCTGGTAATTGtgttcaccctgctgctgttactgaagagaaaaatacagatgGTAAAATGTCAGTGGAAAGGGTTCGTCAACGGGTGTTACAAAGTATCAGAGATGGTGAAATGGACATAGAGGAGGGCGATTGGTATTTGCGGTCTAAGTATGGTTCAGAAGCGAGACTGTCTGCGGAGGATAAGAGAAAGCTTGCAGATTGGTTTGCATTGTATCCTCAGTataaaaggaaagaggattCAGCAAGTGGAATGGTGGATGATGtctggaagtggtggagaggGAAAGCGAATGAGGAAAAGTCAAAGGAGACTCCTAAACAGAGAAATTCTGATTACATCCCAAAAGATCCCAACTTTGACATGTCAAACCGGTGGAAGGGAGTTGTAACCAATGCTGAAATTACTGGGGATTTTCAGTTTACAGCTGCACCAGTAACTATTGATAATAATGGACAGAGAAACTGGCAGCCTATAGATTGGACCACAGTTgccaaaatacagaaagcaattttagaTTATGGAATAGACAATCGACTGGTCAGAAGACAGATGGAAACATTTATAAAACATCAGACACTAATACCCACAGACATTAAACATCTGTTTGAACTGATGCTGGGACCTACGAGTTATATGATGTTTGTTAACAAGTGGCAGGAAAGAttagagcagaaacagcttgaTAACTTGACACTGCCGCACGGAGATCCCTTACGGGTGGCCTCCCTAGAGCAATTAATGGGGAACGGTCAGTACGTTGACCCACAGCGGCAAGCTGCGCTAGACTTGCGAATTCTGGCTCAAAGCAAAGTGGCTGCCCTTGAAGCTTTCGCCAGTTTGCCACAGGTCGGCACTCCAAAACAACCATACTTGCAAATTAAACAGAAAGATAATGAGTCATTTATGGCATTTgttgacagaattacagaaggtgTTGAAATGGCACCTGACATTCCAGCCAACATGAAAGAGACATTGGTAAAAGAGATTGCTATGCAAAATGCCAATGCTGCATGTCGGAGGTTAATTGCCACTTTaccccctgctgcttctttactgcaaatggTAGAACAATGTTCTCGAGCCCcgatggaagaagagaaggaaaaggctcgAATTCATGCCTCTGCATTAGCAGCTGCATTGTCCAAATGCTCGCCACAAGGAAAGGGGGACAAGGGCTCAAATCCTGTATGTTTTAAATGTGGACAGACgggacattttaaaaagcattgtccTACAATTAAGGCTGTTACTAACCAAGTATCGTCGATGAGTTCTCCATTCGCAGGAACCTGCAACAAGTGTGACAAGTTCGGACACAGAGCGTCAGACTGCAAATCCCGATTTAAGAAGGATGGAACACCTCTTGTGCCCCAGCAGGGAAACGGGGGAGGCCGCGTGGGGGGCgcggctcagacctcatcttaa